The window AGGGGATCGACGTTCCCGACGGCATCCCGCTCGGCGCGATGGTGGAGGTCCCCTCGTCCGCGGTCATGGCGCACGACCTGGCGCGCGAGGCCGACTTCCTGTCGATCGGCACCAACGACCTGATCCAGTACTCGCTGGCGGTCGACAGGTCGAACGAGCGGGTCGCCCATCTCTACCGTCCGACCAGCCCGGCGGTGCTGCGGATGATCGCCGGCGTTCGCGAGGCCGGTGACGCGGAGGGCGTCCCGGTGACGGTGTGCGGCGAGATGGGCGCCGACCCGCTGATGGTCCCGCTGCTGGTCGGGCTGGGTCTGCGGCGCCTGAGCATGAACCCCCAGGCAGTGCCGGTGGTGCGCGCGCTGATCCGGCAGCTCTCCTACCGGGAGTCGGTGCACATGGCCCGCCAGGCGCTCTCCATGGTCACCGCGCGTGAGGTGGAGGAGCACCTGCTCGAGCGGCTTGCCATCGTGCTCGCGAAGACCAAGATTCGGGTGTAGGGTGGAGCTGATGGCGACGGTGACCGCACGCTTCGTGGACAAGCCGTGGGGGCACGAGGAGATCTTCGCCCGCACCGAGCGCTACGTCGGCAAGATACTGAGCATCACCGCGGGCGAGTCGCTCAGCCTCCAGTACCACCGGCTCAAGGAGGAGACGCTGCGGGTCCTCGACGGCGAGGTCGAGCTGATCGCCGGCGACCGCGCCGACCGCCTCGTCAGCCATCGGCTCGCAGCCGGCGCGGTGTTCCACGTGCCGCCGGGCACGCTCCACCGCTTGACGGCGGTCACGAGCTGCCGGCTGGTCGAGGTCTCGACACCGGAGCTCGACGACGTGGTCCGGCTCGACGACCGGTACGGGCGAGCCGGCACCAGCGACCCGTGACCGGCAGGGAGGCAATGATGAAACCAGCCGACCGCCAGCGCCGGCGCACGCTCATCCGGCTCGCGCCGAGCCTCGTCGTGGTCGTCGCGGCGCTTGCCGCGGCCGCCGCGGAGCCCGAGCCGACGGCGACGCCGACACCGGCACCGACGCCAACGGTGACCCGGACGCCGATCGTGATCACCGACGAGAACCTCGCCGAGTATGCCGCCCAGGGCCGGCTCACCACCTCCGACGGGTCCTCGGCAACCGCGGGATCCGGTGAGCGACGGCCGGTTCACCGCACCGGGACTGACGCCGCTACGCGGGTCGAGGACGCGGTCGCCGACGCGGCCAGCCTGGCCGAGGACGAGAAGCGGCAGTACTGGCGCAGGCGCTACGAGCAGCAGCTGGCGCTGGTGGCCTCGATCGAGTCGCAGATCGCGATCCTCGACCGCGAGATCCCGGGGATGTGGCGGGACTTCTACGCGTGGGACGACCCGGCGTACCGCGACGGCGTCATCAAGGTCGAGCTGGACGCGGCGCTCGCGCGATCGGAGCGCCTCAAGCAGCAGCTCGAGGTCGAGCGGGAGCAGATCAAGAAGATCAAGGCCGAGGCGCGCAAGGCCGGCGCCGAGCCGGGGTGGTTCCGGGGCATCGCGGCGCCGGAGCCGACGCCGACCCCGGGGAACTGATCGGCACCGTCCCGGGTTTCCCGGGAACGACGGGGCCAGCGGCCGCGCCGGAGCGACCAAATGAGATCCTTTTTCATCGAGACCTGGGGCTGTCAGATGAACCATCATGACAGCGAGCGCCTGGAGGGCCAGCTTCGCCGCCACGGGCTCGAGCCGGCACCGGGCCCCGAGTCCGCCGACCTCGTCCTCCTCAACACCTGCTCGGTCCGCGATCGTCCGGTCCGCAAGATCGCGAGCAGGATCGGCGAGCTCGGCCGGCGATGCCCGCCGCCGCTGGTCGGGGTGTGCGGCTGCGTCGCCGAGCAGGAAGGGCAGGCGCTGCTCGATCGTTCGCCGCTGGTGCGCTTCGTGCTCGGGCCGGGCCAGGTCGCGCAGCTCGGCGAGGCGCTGCGCGCCGTGGCCCGCGGGGACCGGCTGATCTTGACCGGCTTCGCCCCGGCGCCCCGGCTCGACGGCAGCGAGCCCGTCCGCCAGAGCCCGACTCGCGGCATGATCACCGTGGTCGAGGGCTGCGACGAGTTCTGCACCTTCTGCATCGTCCCCTACACGCGGGGCCGGGAGCGCAGCCGCACCATGGACGAGATCCTGGACGAGGCACGCGGGCTGGTCGCAGCCGGCGTTCGCGAGGTCGAGCTGCTGGGCCAGACCATCAACGCCTACCGGTGCCCAGCGTCGGCCGCGACCTTCGCGGAGCTGCTGGACGCGGTCGCCGACGTCCCCGGGCTCGACCGCATCCGCTACGTCACGTCTCACCCCCGCCACTTCGATGACCGGCTGATCGGGGTGCTGGCGCGGCGGCCGGCCGTCTCACGCTACCTGCACCTCCCGGTCCAGTCGGGGTCGGACCGGGTCCTGC of the Thermoanaerobaculales bacterium genome contains:
- a CDS encoding cupin domain-containing protein, with the protein product MATVTARFVDKPWGHEEIFARTERYVGKILSITAGESLSLQYHRLKEETLRVLDGEVELIAGDRADRLVSHRLAAGAVFHVPPGTLHRLTAVTSCRLVEVSTPELDDVVRLDDRYGRAGTSDP
- the miaB gene encoding tRNA (N6-isopentenyl adenosine(37)-C2)-methylthiotransferase MiaB, with the protein product MRSFFIETWGCQMNHHDSERLEGQLRRHGLEPAPGPESADLVLLNTCSVRDRPVRKIASRIGELGRRCPPPLVGVCGCVAEQEGQALLDRSPLVRFVLGPGQVAQLGEALRAVARGDRLILTGFAPAPRLDGSEPVRQSPTRGMITVVEGCDEFCTFCIVPYTRGRERSRTMDEILDEARGLVAAGVREVELLGQTINAYRCPASAATFAELLDAVADVPGLDRIRYVTSHPRHFDDRLIGVLARRPAVSRYLHLPVQSGSDRVLQRMHRRYTRAEYLDLVSRIRSAVPDINLSTDVIVGFPGETEADVAATLELVEQVRFGQVFGFAFSPRPRTPAARYPGQVPEPVRKERLQRLFALTDRISLELNQSLVGTVARVLIDGSSRRDTEVWQGRGEDNRVVNFPRTGREGIGDVVEVRIRHGAAHSLRGEAVAAAATQLPVLPPA